The DNA segment GGCTGAGCGTCCTCGATTCGCTCTGTGCGCGTACCGCGCTCTCAGAGCTCTTAGAGCCGCGCCACATTCACCCGCGCACAGTCGGCGAGCACCAGGTGGCTCCGTTTGACCACTTCAGAATCCCGACTCTCCAAACCGAGAACTCCGGGCATGCACTGTTCTGCAGATTTGTCGGGGAATCTGATATAGTATTGAGAATGCATCTTATTCGCATGAATCGTATCCGGCGCGAAACCGAGGAGCGTATTCGCCACCAAATTGGCAGCCACACTCAACCTGCACACCCGACCTCCTCGATTGCAGATGCGTTGCGACCCGAAGAGTCTGCAGGTTGCGGCTGTACACCGAGCATATGGAGGACAGCGTGACGAACGACAAACCGGTAATCAAGGGAACCTGCTTCTGCGGTGCAGTGGAGATCGAGGTCTCGGGAGCCCCGGCGGCCATGGGCTATTGCCACTGCGAGTCCTGCCGGCATTGGTCGGCAGGTCCGGTCAATGCCTTCACTCTGTGGAGCCCGGGCGCGGTGAAAGTGACCCGCGGAGAGGACAAGATCAGGAGCTTCGCCAAGACCGAACGGAGCCACCGCAAGTGGTGCGAAGTGTGCGGCGGCCACCTGATGACGGATCACCCGGAGATGGGCTTGATCGACGTGTACTCGGCGATCGTTCCGGAACTGAATTTCGAACCTGCCCTGCACGTTTTCTACTCGGAAGCCGTCGTCAGCATGAAGGACGGTCTGCCGAAGATGAAGGACGTGCCGGCCGAGCTGGGTGGGTCGGGAGAAACGCTGCCGGAGTGACAATGGGTGCCGTGCTCAGAACGCACCATCACCAATGAGCAGGCGCCTTGAACTTTCTCACGGATTGTGCCTTCTCTCGCGATCCCGCAACGGGTGATTGCGAAGGGCGGCTGTCCTCATTCCGGCAGGGTCTTCAGGAACCGATCGGCCTCGGCGATGGATGCCTCCATGTCTTCAATCAGCGTCTCGATGTCGGCCTCGATCTTCGCCGTCTCCGCGCTCAGGCCACCGATAGCGACTGCATTGAGGTTGTGCTTGAGGTAGAGCACACTGTCGTGGAGCTGGGTCAGCACCGGATCCATGCCGGCCTCGGACTTCCTCAGGGCCGCCTCCAGGCCGGCGTAGTTCCGCTGGCTCTCCTCCAGCTTTTGGCGGCTCTTGGCCTGCAGCTCCGTGCTCGAGATCTCGCCGATCTCATTCTCCCACTCGTCAAAAAGATCGTTGGCTATGGAGTCGATCTTGTCGATCTGGTCGCTCAGCTCATCCGCCCGGTCCACAGACTTCTCGTACTCCTCGGCCAGCTTGTCGTAGGCATCCTCGAGATCATCCGCATCCAGGTCGTAGAGCTGGCGCATCCTGTCGAGCGCACTCTCGAACTGGTCTCTGGTCTCCTCCTGGTCGTCCCTCACCTCCTCCACGTTGCTGCGCAGCAGATCGCGCTTCTCCTTGCCGAGCATCTCCCATGTGGAGTAGTACGCCGTCGAACAGCCCATGGCCACGGCCAGCACCACGACTCCCGCCAATCTCACCCACGTGACGTCTTTCTTCATCTTCATCTTCAACCTCTCCAGCCCCAATCCGGGCACTGCATCTTTCTCGGGAGAGACAAAGATAGCAAACAACACGGCAACTCTGTTCGATTGGCACCGATCGAGGTGTTTGAAATGCGTGGTGGCTGCTTGTAGGCTGACACCAAGTTCAAGGGAGATGCGAAATGCGCGCAACACGGGTCCTTTGGTTGCTGCTCGTGGCATGGCTCACCGGGTCGGGGGCCTGGGCCGGGAGCACCACGATCTCCCGCTTCGATGATCTGGCTTCCAGCGAGACGCCCGTCTTTGCGGATGGCTTCGAATCGGGAGATCTGCGTGGATGGTCGGGCACGAGCCAGGCCATCATCACCGTGCCGCCGTACGCCGACCAGTCCGAGATGGCCGGTCTCTGGTGGCCCTACTGCGACAGCGGCAGCTGCCCCTGGAGCCCGCCGACTCAGACGCATGACGGGCTCGACTTCACGCCGAACCAGGACCTCGCCGTCTTTCAGGCGGTGGCCCCGGGCATCGTGACCAACGTGGACCCCTACTTCAACCCCGGCAACGGGTTCTGGCAGGTCAACGTGGCGGTGGCCTACGCGCACGACCAGACCCACGGCCTGAACTACGCGTTCGAACCCATGAGTTCGAGCGCCTCTGACCGCGACGCCCAGTTGGCCAATATCGAAGTCGTCGTCGACCAGGTCGTGGTGCCGGGTGACGTCATCGGCCGTCTCGTCCAGGCCGGCCAGTACGCCCACCTCCATTTCGGCCTCTTCGAGGACTGGAGCCAGGTCTGCCCCGAGCCCTTCATGTCCATCGCCGTCCGGAACGAGCTCACCGACCTCATCCAGCGGGACAACCCGACCTGGATGATCTGTAATTGACGGGAATCAGGGACGGCCCACCTGTGTAGATTTTGTTTCGTCTCAAGGGTGTCGACAGGCTGCCACAAATGTGGATTCATGCGGTTGGCACCCTCGTCCGCGACCGCAACGCCGAACGAGGGACCCTCGGAAGACAGTCGGATACACTCGTCTCCCGTGGAGGCTCCATGAACAAGCTCACCCTGGTCATCGCCAACCGCAACTACTCATCGTGGTCGCTCCGCGCGTGGCTCGCGCTCGAGGCCACCGGCCAACCGTTCGATGAGGTGATGATTCCGTTGGGCCGTCCAGAGACGACGGAAGAGATTCTGCGCTGGTCTCCGACCGGCCGGGTGCCTGCCCTTCGTGACGGCGAGATCAGCCTGTGGGATTCGCTGGCGATCTGTGAGCACCTGGCCGAGCTATTCCCCGAAGCTCGCCTGTGGCCAGCGGAGCCTCGCGCAAGGGCGGTGGCGCGTTCGGTGGTGGCGGAGATGCATTCCGGCTTCATCGCTCTTCGCAAACACATGCCGATGAACCTGCGCGCCTCCTACCCCGATGCCAAACGAGAACCGGGCGTCGCGGAGGACATCGATCGGATCACCACGATCTGGCAGCAATGCCGCCGAGATTTCGGTGGCGGTGGAGAGCTGCTCTTCGGAGGCTTCACGATCGCCGACGCCTTCTTCGCCCCGGTGGTGAGCCGGTTTACCACCTACGGCATCACGCCTGACGGCGTGGCCAGCGATTACATGGATGCCGTGTGGGCCCTGCCCGCAATGTGTGACTGGGCGGAAAAGGCGCGCGCCGAGCCCTGGAGCGTCGACAGGTACGATCGGTAACGGACGAGCCCGTCCGGTGCAATGGTCGACGTGGCACCCGACCGCGCCCGGCCAGTCGGCGGCTGATCCGTCGTTGAGGCGAAACACGCTACGGGCCCACGGGCGCTGCCGCTCCTGAAGGCTACGGCTGCGCCTTGGGACCCGGAGGCGTG comes from the Acidobacteriota bacterium genome and includes:
- a CDS encoding GFA family protein → MEDSVTNDKPVIKGTCFCGAVEIEVSGAPAAMGYCHCESCRHWSAGPVNAFTLWSPGAVKVTRGEDKIRSFAKTERSHRKWCEVCGGHLMTDHPEMGLIDVYSAIVPELNFEPALHVFYSEAVVSMKDGLPKMKDVPAELGGSGETLPE
- a CDS encoding DUF2959 domain-containing protein, translating into MKMKKDVTWVRLAGVVVLAVAMGCSTAYYSTWEMLGKEKRDLLRSNVEEVRDDQEETRDQFESALDRMRQLYDLDADDLEDAYDKLAEEYEKSVDRADELSDQIDKIDSIANDLFDEWENEIGEISSTELQAKSRQKLEESQRNYAGLEAALRKSEAGMDPVLTQLHDSVLYLKHNLNAVAIGGLSAETAKIEADIETLIEDMEASIAEADRFLKTLPE
- a CDS encoding glutathione S-transferase family protein; translated protein: MNKLTLVIANRNYSSWSLRAWLALEATGQPFDEVMIPLGRPETTEEILRWSPTGRVPALRDGEISLWDSLAICEHLAELFPEARLWPAEPRARAVARSVVAEMHSGFIALRKHMPMNLRASYPDAKREPGVAEDIDRITTIWQQCRRDFGGGGELLFGGFTIADAFFAPVVSRFTTYGITPDGVASDYMDAVWALPAMCDWAEKARAEPWSVDRYDR